From a single Tursiops truncatus isolate mTurTru1 chromosome 20, mTurTru1.mat.Y, whole genome shotgun sequence genomic region:
- the CHD3 gene encoding chromodomain-helicase-DNA-binding protein 3 isoform X7, with product MASPLRDEEEEEEEMVVSEEEEEEEEEGDEEEEEVEAADEDYEEDDDEGVLGRGPGHDRGRDRHSPPGCHLFPPPPPPPLPPPPPPPPPPPDKDDIRLLPSALGVKKRKRGPKKQKENKPGKARKRKKLDSEEEFGSERDEYREKSESGGSEYGTGPGRKRRRKHREKKEKKTKRRKKGEGDGGQKQVEQKSSATLLLTWGLEDVEHVFSEEDYHTLTNYKAFSQFMRPLIAKKNPKIPMSKMMTILGAKWREFSANNPFKGSAAAVAAAAAAAAAAVAEQVSAAVSSATPIAPSGPPALPPPPAADIQPPPIRRAKTKEGKGPGHKRRSKSPRVPDGRKKLRGKKMAPLKIKLGLLGGKRKKGGSYVFQSDEGPEPEAEESDLDSGSVHSASGRPDGPVRTKKLKRGRPGRKKKKVLGCPAVAGEEEVDGYETDHQDYCEVCQQGGEIILCDTCPRAYHLVCLDPELDRAPEGKWSCPHCEKEGVQWEAKEEEEDYEEEGEEEGEKEEEDDHMEYCRVCKDGGELLCCDACISSYHIHCLNPPLPDIPNGEWLCPRCTCPVLKGRVQKILHWRWGEPPVAVPAPQQADGNPDAPPARPLQGRSEREFFVKWVGLSYWHCSWAKELQLEIFHLVMYRNYQRKNDMDEPPPLDYGSGEDDGKSDKRKVKDPHYAEMEEKYYRFGIKPEWMTVHRIINHSVDKKGNYHYLVKWRDLPYDQSTWEEDEMNIPEYEDHKQSYWRHRELIMGEDPAQPRKYKKKKKELQGDGPPSSPTNDPTVKYETQPRFITATGGTLHMYQLEGLNWLRFSWAQGTDTILADEMGLGKTIQTIVFLYSLYKEGHTKGPFLVSAPLSTIINWEREFQMWAPKFYVVTYTGDKDSRAIIRENEFSFEDNAIKGGKKAFKMKREAQVKFHVLLTSYELITIDQAALGSIRWACLVVDEAHRLKNNQSKFFRVLNGYKIDHKLLLTGTPLQNNLEELFHLLNFLTPERFNNLEGFLEEFADISKEDQIKKLHDLLGPHMLRRLKADVFKNMPAKTELIVRVELSPMQKKYYKYILTRNFEALNSRGGGNQVSLLNIMMDLKKCCNHPYLFPVAAMESPKLPSGAYEGGALIKASGKLMLLQKMLRKLKEQGHRVLIFSQMTKMLDLLEDFLDYEGYKYERIDGGITGALRQEAIDRFNAPGAQQFCFLLSTRAGGLGINLATADTVIIFDSDWNPHNDIQAFSRAHRIGQANKVMIYRFVTRASVEERITQVAKRKMMLTHLVVRPGLGSKAGSMSKQELDDILKFGTEELFKDENEGENKEEDSSVIHYDNEAIARLLDRNQDATEDTDVQNMNEYLSSFKVAQYVVREEDKIEEIEREIIKQEENVDPDYWEKLLRHHYEQQQEDLARNLGKGKRVRKQVNYNDAAQEDQDNQSEYSVGSEEEDEDFDERPEGRRQSKRQLRNEKDKPLPPLLARVGGNIEVLGFNTRQRKAFLNAVMRWGMPPQDAFTTQWLVRDLRGKTEKEFKAYVSLFMRHLCEPGADGSETFADGVPREGLSRQQVLTRIGVMSLVKKKVQEFEHINGRWSMPELMPDPSADSKRSSRASSPTKTSPTTPEASAANSPCTSKPATPAPSEKGDGVRTPLEKDEAENQEEKPEKNSKIGEKMETEADTPSPAPSLGERLEPRKIPLEDEVPGVPGEMEPEPGYRGDREKSEDVKGDRELRPGPPRDEPRSNGRREEKAEKPRFMFNIADGGFTELHTLWQNEERAAVSSGKLNEIWHRRHDYWLLAGIVLHGYARWQDIQNDAQFAIINEPFKTEANKGNFLEMKNKFLARRFKLLEQALVIEEQLRRAAYLNLSQEPAHPAMALHARFAEAECLAESHQHLSKESLAGNKPANAVLHKGKGRGGPARGRAHNAASEPAGGVAERHEGGRDPPASHAVPNTPHRSPPSDVRAQHPQPAGQQGHGASPHTGLPPGSVRYTSGVRGGLQRRTRRGPGRRRRQLQPDACRVLHHSRHQRPSSAGEEGEGNGGGIGVRRAGSEGAPSRGGDLYRRLTGSQACPSPRPRPRGRPPAQALGPAASPPPSPPLGPPLG from the exons ATGGCTTCCCCTCTGagggacgaggaggaggaggaggaggagatggtggtgtcggaggaggaagaagaggaggaagaagagggcgacgaggaggaggaggaggtggaggcggCCGACGAGGACTACGAGGAGGACGACGACGAGGGAGTACTTGGGCGCGGGCCGGGCCACGACCGGGGCCGCGACCGCCACAGCCCCCCCGGCTGCCACCTcttcccgccgccgccgccgccgccgctgcccccgccgccgccgccgccacccccACCGCCAG ATAAGGATGACATTCGGCTGCTGCCTTCAGCACTGGgtgtgaagaagagaaaaagaggaccCAAGAAGCAGAAGGAGAACAAGCCAGGAAAAGCCCGAAAACGCAAGAAGCTT GACAGCGAGGAGGAATTTGGCTCTGAGCGAGATGAGTACCGGGAGAAGTCAGAGAGTGGAGGCAGTGAATATGGAACTGGACCAGGTCGGAAACGGAGAcggaagcacagagaaaaaaaggagaagaagacgAAGCGGCGGAAaaaaggggagggagatggggggcaAAAG CAGGTGGAACAGAAGTCATCGGCAACTCTGCTTCTGACTTGGGGCCTGGAGGACGTGGAACATGTGTTCTCTGAGGAGGATTACCACACACTCACCAACTACAAAGCCTTTAGCCAGTTCATGAG GCCCCTGATTGCTAAGAAGAATCCTAAGATCCCAATGTCTAAGATGATGACCATCCTTGGGGCCAAGTGGAGAGAGTTCAGCGCCAACAACCCCTTCAAGGGGTCGGCAGCTGCTGtggcggcagcggcggcagcggcggccgCAGCTGTAGCTGAGCAGGTGTCAGCAGCTGTCTCATCGGCCACCCCCATAGCACCTTCCGGACCCCCTGCCCTTCCACCACCCCCTGCTGCTGATatccagcccccacccatccgaAGAGCCAAAACCAAAGAGGGCAAAG GTCCAGGCCACAAGAGGCGGAGTAAGAGCCCCCGAGTGCCTGATGGACGCAAGAAGCTTCGGGGAAAGAAGATGGCCCCACTCAAAATCAAACTAGGGCTGCTGGGCggcaagaggaagaagggaggctCG TATGTTTTCCAGAGTGACGAGGGCCCTGAACCAGAGGCTGAGGAGTCAGACCTGGACAGTGGCAGTGTCCACAGTGCCTCAGGCCGCCCTGATGGCCCTGTCCGCACCAAGAAACTGAAGAGAGGCCGgccaggaaggaagaagaagaagg TCCTGGGCTGTCCTGCAGTGGCCGGGGAGGAGGAGGTTGATGGCTACGAGACGGATCACCAGGATTACTGTGAGGTGTGCCAGCAGGGTGGGGAAATTATTCTGTGTGACACCTGCCCTCGTGCCTACCACCTCGTCTGCCTCGATCCTGAGCTTGACCGGGCTCCTGAGGGCAAATGGAGCTGCCCCCACTGT GAGAAGGAGGGGGTACAGTGGGAggccaaggaggaggaggaagactatgaagaggagggggaagaggagggggagaaggaggaagaggacgaCCACATGGAGTACTGCCGTGTGTGCAAGGATGGCGGGGAGCTCCTGTGCTGTGACGCCTGCATCTCCTCCTACCACATTCACTGCCTGAACCCCCCGCTGCCTGACATCCCCAACGGCGAGTGGCTGTGTCCCCGATGCACA TGTCCCGTGCTGAAAGGCCGTGTGCAGAAGATCCTACACTGGCGGTGGGGGGAGCCCCCTGTGGCAGTGCCGGCCCCCCAACAGGCAGACGGGAATCCAGATGCCCCGCCCGCGCGTCCTCTTCAAGGCAGATCGGAGAGAGAGTTCTTTGTCAAGTGGGTAGGACTGTCCTACTGGCACTGCTCCTGGGCCAAGGAGCTTCAG CTGGAAATTTTCCACTTGGTAATGTACCGAAACTATCAACGGAAGAATGACATGGACGAGCCCCCACCCCTCGACTACGGCTCTGGTGAGGATGATGGGAAGAGTGACAAACGCAAGGTGAAGGACCCGCACTATGCCGAGATGGAGGAGAAGTACTATCGTTTCGGCATCAAGCCAGAGTGGATGACCGTCCACCGGATCATCAACCACAG TGTGGATAAGAAGGGAAATTACCACTATCTAGTGAAATGGAGGGACTTGCCATATGACCAGTCCACGTGGGAGGAAGATGAAATGAACATCCCTGAATATGAAGACCATAAACAAAGCTACTGGAGACACCG AGAACTAATTATGGGGGAGGACCCCGCCCAGCCCCGCAagtataagaagaagaagaaggagctgCAGGGTGATGGGCCTCCCAGCTCTCCTACTAATGAT CCGACAGTGAAATACGAGACTCAGCCCCGGTTCATCACAGCCACTGGAGGCACGCTGCACATGTATCAGCTGGAGGGCTTGAACTGGCTGCGCTTCTCGTGGGCCCAGGGCACTGACACCATTCTGGCTGATGAGATGGGACTGGGCAAGACCATACAAACCATCGTCTTCCTCTACTCACTGTATAAGGAG GGCCACACAAAGGGTCCCTTCCTGGTGAGCGCCCCGCTCTCCACCATCATTAACTGGGAGCGGGAGTTCCAGATGTGGGCACCCAAGTTCTATGTGGTGACGTACACGGGTGACAAGGACAGCCGAGCCATCATTCGTGAGAATGAGTTTTCCTTTGAAGACAACGCCATCAAAGGTGGCAAGAAAGCTTTTAAGATGAAG AGGGAGGCGCAGGTGAAGTTCCATGTTCTCCTGACATCATATGAGCTGATCACCATTGATCAGGCAGCTCTTGGCTCCATCCGCTGGGCCTGTCTCGTGGTGGATGAGGCCCATCGGCTCAAGAACAACCAGTCCAAG tttttcagGGTCCTCAATGGCTACAAGATAGATCATAAGTTGCTGCTGACAGGGACTCCACTGCAGAATAACCTGGAGGAGCTCTTCCATCTGCTGAACTTCCTCACCCCAGAGAGGTTTAA CAatctggaaggcttcctggaggagtttGCCGACATATCCAAAGAAGACCAGATTAAGAAACTTCATGACTTGCTGGGGCCACATATGCTGAGGAGGCTCAAGGCTGATGTCTTTAAGAATATGCCGGCCAAGACAGAGCTCATCGTCCGCGTGGAGCTGAGCCCCATGCAGAA GAAATACTACAAGTATATCCTGACCCGAAATTTTGAGGCCTTGAACTCACGAGGAGGTGGGAACCAAGTGTCATTGCTTAACATCATGATGGATCTTAAGAAGTGCTGCAACCATCCGTATCTCTTTCCTGTGGCTGCTATG GAGTCCCCCAAACTTCCCAGTGGGGCATATGAGGGTGGGGCACTTATTAAGGCATCTGGGAAGCTCATGCTGTTGCAGAAGATGCTGCGGAAGCTGAAGGAGCAAGGACACAGAGTGCTCATCTTCTCGCAG ATGACCAAAATGTTAGACTTGCTAGAGGACTTCTTAGACTACGAAGGCTACAAGTATGAGCGCATTGACGGCGGCATCACTGGtgccctgaggcaggaggccATCGATCGCTTCAATG CTCCTGGGGCCCAACAATTCTGCTTCCTCCTGTCCACCCGGGCTGGAGGGCTGGGCATCAATCTGGCCACTGCCGACACTGTCATCATCTTTGATTCAGACTGGAACCCCCATAATGATATCCAG GCCTTCAGCCGTGCTCATCGGATCGGCCAGGCCAACAAAGTGATGATCTACCGGTTTGTGACTCGCGCATCAGTGGAAGAGCGAATCACACAGGTGGCCAAGAGAAAGATGATGCTGACGCATCTGGTGGTGCGGCCTGGGCTGGGCTCCAAGGCGGGCTCCATGTCCAAGCAGGAGCTGGATGACATCCTCAAATTTGGCACCGAGGAGCTATTTAAGGATGAAAATGAGG GGGAGAACAAGGAGGAGGACAGCAGTGTGATTCACTATGACAACGAGGCCATCGCTCGGCTCCTGGACCGGAACCAGGATGCAACTGAGGACACTGACGTGCAGAACATGAATGAGTATCTCAGCTCCTTCAAGGTGGCCCAGTACGTGGTGAGGGAAGAAGACAAG ATTGAGGAAATTGAACGCGAGATCATCAAGCAGGAGGAGAACGTGGATCCCGACTACTGGGAGAAGCTGCTGAGACACCACTACGAGCAGCAGCAGGAAGACCTGGCCCGCAACCTCGGCAAAGGCAAGAGGGTCCGCAAGCAGGTTAACTACAACGATGCTGCTCAGGAGGACCAAG ATAACCAGTCAGAGTACTCAGTGGGATcagaggaggaggatgaagacTTTGATGAGCGTCCTGAAG GGCGTCGACAGTCCAAGAGGCAGCTCCGGAACGAAAAGGATAAGCCACTGCCTCCACTGCTGGCTCGAGTTGGGGGCAACATTGAG GTGTTGGGATTCAACACCCGTCAGCGGAAGGCCTTCCTCAATGCTGTGATGCGCTGGGGCATGCCACCACAGGACGCCTTCACCACCCAGTGGCTGGTGCGGGACCTCAGGGGCAAGACTGAAAAAGAGTTCAA GGCCTATGTGTCTTTGTTCATGCGCCATCTCTGTGAGCCCGGGGCAGACGGCTCTGAAACCTTTGCTGACGGGGTCCCTCGGGAGGGACTGAGTCGCCAGCAAGTGTTGACCCGCATTGGAGTCATGTCTCTCGTCAAGAAGAAG GTTCAGGAGTTTGAGCACATCAATGGGCGCTGGTCTATGCCGGAGCTGATGCCCGACCCCAGTGCTGACTCCAAGCGTTCCTCCAGAGCCTCCTCTCCTACCAAAACGTCTCCCACCACTCCTGAGGCTTCTGCTGCAAACAGTCCCTGCACCTCAAAACCTG CTACTCCAGCTCCCAGTGAGAAAGGAGATGGCGTAAGGACACCTCTGGAGAAGGATGAAGCAGAAAACCAGGAGGAGAAGCCAGAGAAGAATAGCAAAATTGGGGAGAAGATGGAAACAGAG GCTGatacccccagcccagccccatcACTTGGGGAGCGGCTGGAGCCAAGGAAGATTCCTCTAGAGGATGAGGTGCCAGGGGTACCTGGAGAGATGGAGCCTGAACCTGGGTACCGTGGGGACAGAGAGAAGTCAG AAGATGTAAAAGGGGACCGGGAGCTTCGACCTGGGCCTCCTCGAGACGAGCCGCGGTCCAACGGGCGACGtgaggagaaggcagagaagcCGCGGTTCATGTTCAATATTGCAGACGGTGGCTTCACAG AGCTCCACACGCTGTGGCAGAATGAGGAACGGGCAGCTGTTTCCTCGGGGAAACTCAATGAGATCTGGCACCGAAGACATGACTATTGGCTTCTGGCTGGGATTGTCCT CCATGGCTACGCACGGTGGCAGGACATCCAGAATGATGCTCAGTTTGCCATTATCAACGAGCCATTTAAAACTGAAGCCAATAAGGGGAACTTTCTGGAGATGAAAAATAAGTTCCTGGCGCGGAGATTCAAG CTCCTGGAGCAGGCGCTGGTGATTGAGGAGCAGCTGCGGCGGGCGGCCTACCTGAACCTATCACAGGAGCCGGCGCACCCCGCCATGGCCCTCCACGCCCGCTTCGCCGAGGCCGAGTGCCTGGCCGAGAGCCACCAGCACCTCTCCAAGGAGTCGTTGGCGGGGAACAAGCCGGCCAACGCCGTGCTGCACAAGGGTAAGGGCCGCGGCGGCCCCGCGCGGGGGAGGGCCCACAACGCTGC TTCTGAACCAGCTGGAGGAGTTGCTGAGCGACATGAAGGCGGACGTGACCCGCCTGCCAGCCACGCTGTCCCGAATACCCCCCATCGCAGCCCGCCTTCAGATGTCCGAGCGCAGCATCCTCAGCCGGCTGGCCAGCAAGGGCACGGAGCCTCACCCCACACCG GCCTTCCCCCCGGGTCCGTACGCTACACCTCCGGGGTACGGGGCGGCCTTCAGCGCCGCACCCGTAGGGGCCCTGGCCGCCGCAGGCGCCAATTACAGCCAGATGCCTGCAGGGTCCTTCATCACAG CCGCCACCAACGGCCCTCCAGTGCTggtgaagaaggagaaggaaatggTGGGGGCATTGGTGTCAGACGGGCTGGATCGGAAGGAGCCCCGAGCCGGGGAGGTGATCTGTATAGACGACTGACCGGATCCCAGGCCTGCCCTTCACCCAGGCCCCGTCCCCGAGGCCGACCCCCAGCTCAGGCTCTGGGGCCTGCTGCCAGTCCTCCGCCTTCCCCACCCCTTGGGCCCCCGCTGGGCTAG